One Klebsiella electrica genomic window, AGCCAGTTTGCAAACAGCAGATTGCCATGGCTGCGCCAGGTGGCTCGCGGTTTGTTTTGCGGATCGTTTTGCGGAAAATAATTATACGGAATGTCCGGGCTCAGACCGGCTTCCACATCGCGGAAAAATTCGCTGGCCAGGGTGTGGGCGTCGTATTCCGGGTGGCCGGTCACAAAGGCAATACGCTTATCTTTGCTGGCAAACAGGTAGGCATCACCCTCTTCCGTTTCTGCCAGGATCTCTAAATCGGTGTAATCGCGAATCAGCGCCGCCGGGAAATCCGCATAGCGAGAGTGCGGGGCAAGGAAAGAGTCATCAAAACCACGGGTCAGCAGCGCGTGAGGATGCAGAATATGATGCTCATACACGCCGGAAATTTTTTCTGCCCGGGTCTGCTTAGGAATGCCGTACAGGATATTGAGTGCGGCCTGTACCGCCCAACAAACAAAAAGCGTAGAGGTGACGTGATCTTTCGCCCACTCCAGCACCTGTTTGATCTGCGGCCAGTAGGCAACATCGTTAAATTCGACCAGACCCAGCGGCGCGCCGGTGACGATCAGACCGTCAAAGTTCTGGTCGCAAATATCGTCGAAGTTGCAGTAGAAGTTATTCAGGTGTTCACTTGGCGTATTGCGGGATTCACGCGCATCGATACGCAGGAGCTGGATATCAAGCTGTAGCGGAGAGTTCGACAGCAGGCGCAGGAACTGATTCTCCGTTTCGATTTTTTTCGGCATCAGGTTAAGGATAAGCACCTTCAGCGGACGAATTTCCTGAGTTGTTGCACGCGTAGTCGTCATCACAAAGACGTTCTCACCACGCAAGAAATTGACGGCTGGTAGCTCGTCCTGCACCCGAATCGGCATAACTTGATTACCTCATAGCATACGTATAAACGTTTAGACATCCAGACAGCTAACAATAACCAGGAATAATGAAAATGTCGAGTCTGCAAGCGGAAGGTGAGAAAGTTTCAACCATCTCC contains:
- the metA gene encoding homoserine O-acetyltransferase MetA encodes the protein MPIRVQDELPAVNFLRGENVFVMTTTRATTQEIRPLKVLILNLMPKKIETENQFLRLLSNSPLQLDIQLLRIDARESRNTPSEHLNNFYCNFDDICDQNFDGLIVTGAPLGLVEFNDVAYWPQIKQVLEWAKDHVTSTLFVCWAVQAALNILYGIPKQTRAEKISGVYEHHILHPHALLTRGFDDSFLAPHSRYADFPAALIRDYTDLEILAETEEGDAYLFASKDKRIAFVTGHPEYDAHTLASEFFRDVEAGLSPDIPYNYFPQNDPQNKPRATWRSHGNLLFANWLNYYVYQITPYDLRDMNPTLD